The sequence tttttttttaatatatataaaaaaaaaaaattcaacttaaattataatttgcacccttaaagtttgggataattaattttgattttatcccataaacatttttaaaatttagatttatatTTCTAATGTTATATATCGTTTGGATTTAAATCCTTCCATCAATGCACTATAATGAGTTGTTCATTAAATACCAACTAAGCTCAAAACAATGTTGTgtcattttttcattcaaaattatgttgttttaaatttttaatcacTAGTTTGCAATTTCAACACTTAAAGTATGGGGTAATTTAATTTTGcatctgaaaattttaaaatatagatCCATataattatgtcattttaaGTTGAGGTAGCACTTAACGGCACAATATCATAGCGCGTGGAtaaaattacttaaattcaaatgaTATGTAATATTACGGGTGAATATCAacattttgaaactttaagggCAAAAATCTaaattacccaaaatttgaaaggTGAAAAAGTGTTGTTTACAAGATATATCACCCTATCAATCATTATAtgtacaattttcttttcttctctttttgaaaATCTTTCCATTGGTTTTGGGAAACACATCAACTACATCTATTTTTAAAGAACAGCCCCttagtttttgtctttttaactGCTTCACATACCTCTTCAGGAGTGCATGGCTCTTATATGTTGTGTGGGCAAAGAAAACCGAGAGAATAAGCCCTGTAATCTCACTTCAATAGTTGGTTGATACCCCAATTGGAAAATCAATGAAAGCCTTTTCGGCTCTGTTTGTTTACTCCTTACTCTCCTTCTTAAGAACCTCCACTACACTAGACACCATCACTCCAAGTCAATCTATCAGAGATGGTGAGACTTTGGTTTCAGCTGGTGGAAGCTTTGAATTGGGATTCTTCAGCCCAGGTAGTTCGAAAAGCCGATATGTGGGAATATGGTTTGGGGTATCTAATGACACTGTTGTATGGGTAGCCAACAGAGAAACCCCACTTGAAAATCTCGATGGAGTGTTCAAGGTTACCAACAAGGGAATTCTTGTCCTTCTTGATAGCACAAATACTACTATTTGGTCATCCAATACATCAAGAACTGCAGGGAATAGTATCAACAATCCAACTGCACGGTTATTGGATTCAGGAAATCTTGTTGTGAATGATGGAAACACTGAGAGTCTTTTGTGGCAGAGTTTTGATTATCCTAGCGACACATTACTACCAGAAATGAAGATTGGATGGGATTTAGTTAGTGGTCTAGATAGGAATTTAACATCTTGGAAGGGCGCAGAAGATCCTGCTCAAAGTGAAATTTCAGAAGGGTTAGATCGTGGAGGGCTCCCACAATTAGTTGATATGGAGGGAGACAATATAAATGTTAGACCAGGGTCTAGGAATGGCCTTTATTTTACTGGGATGCCATGGTTAAGACTGAATCCGTTGTTCAAGTATGAATTCGTGATGAATGAGAAAGAGGTCTATTATCATTATAAAGTCCTAAACAATTCTATTTTCGTGAGGTATGTGTTAAATGTTAGTATTATGattaaatttgtcattttcttaaaagtttaagtttttgaGATAATTAGTAATTTATCGTTGCATTATAGTATCAatgttttaattctttattattgctttataatttgataattacaacaaATAAGATTATTAAACATTGGTTCTCCTTATAAAGGATAATAGACAATGTTGCATGAGGgagagtattttttatttattattattaatttcttatATTTCGTTATTACAATAATTTGAGGAGAATAGCTTTGAATCCTGATTCTCTCTATAAATAAGAGCAAACAATTTCACCTAACAGGGTGTTgaaataatgattaaattattaGATACACTATTTTCTAATAACTTATTTTAGAACAATTGGTAATTTGTCAGAATGATAAAAATACCTATTATGAGTATAAACTTCTTACttcttagcaattttgttttctcaaggTATGTGTTAAACCCATCAGGCATTGGGCAAGGGTTAAAATGGACGGATCACACCAAAAGTTGGGAGCCAGTAACTACATCCCAGTCAGATGAGTGTGCGAATTATGCACACTGTGGTGCATATGCTAGCTGCAATATCAATAAGTCTCCTGTATGTGCATGCTTGAAAGGATTTATGCCAAAATCTCCAACAGACTGGAATTTAGCAGATTGGTCTGGTGGATGTGTTCGAGGGACTCCACTAGATTGCAATGACGAAGATGGGTTCCTCAACTACAAGGGTGTGAAATTGCCTGACACATCTTCTTCCTGGTTTGATAGGAACATGAGTCTCAAGGAATGtgaaaatttgtgtttgaaAAACTGCTCATGCAGAGCATATTCAAATTTAGATATTAGGAATGGAGGAAGTGGTTGCTTGCTTTGGTTTGCTGACTTGGTTGATTTAGTAGTACTCCAAATGGATGGGCAAGACCTCTATATTCGTGTGGCCGCTTCAGTACTGGGTATCCTCTTtgcttttactttatttttgagtcattttattttcaagtaaTGCTACGAAGGCAACACTTTTGACAACTTGTTTTAACAACTGTTGATATATTTTGTTGTGATTGGAATAACATTAGTTTTCACATATATCGCCAAAAACCTTGTAGCTTAACAGGCATTTTTTAGTGTTTCCAATGAAAACTTCCCTAGTTCAAATCTCATTTCCACgttttaactatcaaattatcaaataaatgaattaattaaaaaaaaattcaactttgTCCACCACATACAATTAACATTTTTAATGTCATATAATGGTGCCAAGTGAATGCCCTTCATGTTTCCAATCATcataatttcttctttcttattgTGGCACACTATAGGcgtattaaaattatttacgCAATTTGCACTAAGTAAAACTTTATTATTGTTACCAAAAGTTACGTAAAATGTCAAACAAGTTTTGCCAGGCATCTTAGAAACTTAccagtaaaagaaaagagaaatatatatgGCACatcataaagtaaaaaatacaaaacaaaagggaGGAAAATTAATATGGCATATCATATAGTAAGAAATATAAGTTTGTTGACACTACTTTTGATCTTTCAGATCATATTGGGAAGAACAGGCACTTTGGCCAAAAATATCAAGTAATAATCATAGTCTGTAGTGCAATACTACTCATGGTAATGCTAGTACTGGGGCTGGTCTTTTATGTAAGGAGGATGAAACTTAGAAAGGAAGGTAATTTACAAGACATGGATTCTGATAATTTCTTATGCATGATAATAGATATTTAGCTAATTAAGTAATTTGAATATGAAGTCTTTAAACTACCTTAGATAAGTTAATCAACAATTTGCTTTTAACAATAGAATTGTTGAAGTTATTTGTGCTCAATGATTCCCTCACTATTTCAGGATTGGATATAAGATGCCAAAATGATTATAACAATGAAGATTGGAAGGAAGATATGGAGTTACCaatatttgatctactaaccatATCTAATGCCACTAATAACTTTGCAAGCAGCAACAAGTTAGGAGAAGGTGGCTTTGGATCTGTATACAAGGTAAATAAGAACCTAACCAGTACTgaactattttcttttcctaactTGATTGAACTTTTTACCTTTTAGGGTACATTGCTTGGGGGGCAAGAAATAGCTGTAAAGAGACTTTCAAAGAATTCTGGACAAGGATTCAATGAGTTCAAAAATGAAGTTATATTAATTGCCAAACTTCAACACCGCAACCTTGTGAAGCTGCTTGGTTGTTGcattcaagaaaatgaaaaattgttaatcTATGAATACATGCACAACAAAAGCTTGGactcatttatttttggtttgaacTTTGATCCTTATTACTGAATCAAGCACATTCATGTTTAGccatttatcttttattaacGAATTATGTTGTTGACATTTTAGCTAGGTATGTACTAACAACTTGAAAATCTACAGACCAAACAAAGAGCAAACTGCTTGATTGGCGTATGCGCCACAACATTATCAATGGCATTGCTAGAGGACTTCTTTACCTTCATGAAGACTCTAGATTGAGAATTATCCATAGAGATCTCAAAGCTAGCAATATCCTACTAGATAATAACATGACCCCAAAAATTTCTGACTTTGGCCTTGCTAAAATGTTTGGGGGAGATCAAACGGAGGCTGATACTAATAGAATTGTTGGAACATAGTGAGTATTCTTAAACATCATTTATAGTTTATGCATGGAGATTTTTTGacttctttttacttttacagTGGTTATATGCCTCCTGAGTATGCTGGGTATGGGCAAGTCTCAGTGAAAACCGATGTTTTTAGCTTTGGAGTTTTATTACTAGAGATTGTGTGCGGGAAGAAGAACAAGGAATTCTATAACTCTAGCCAGTGCCTCAATCTTCTGGGACATGTAAGTATTAATATTGACATTCCACTATTTTAGTGATGTTAGGATATCTCCATTTGAAGTTGATACATTTTACACttttagattaaatattataaatttaaaagcagttattaaaacttttaaatgaCATACacttatacaaaaaatattatccGTGAAATGAACTCTCTGTTTTAAGTGAGCATTGACATGTGAAATCATTCGATCATACAATGCGCATGTAATTCTAGCATTCCAACAATATCTGGTTTTTGTTTTAGGCATGGAGACTATGGATTGAAGATAGGCCAACAGAACTGATAGATGAATTCTTAATCTTAGGTGACTCGTGCATTTTATCTGAAGTGTTACGATGCATTCATGTGGGTTTGTTATGTGTGCAACAAAGACCAAAAGATAGGCCAAACATGTCATCCGTGGTTCTAATGTTAAGCAGTGACAATTCATTGCCAAATCCAAGGGAGCCAGGTTATTATACAGAAAAGGCTCTCGTTGGAAAAGATCATTCATCAAGAAAGCTTGAGAATCCTTCAAGTTCAACAAATGAAATCACCTTTACAATGTTAGAAGCGAGGTAGGGTATCATCACTTGAGACTCGACAGCAAAAAGGAGTGACTGGAAAAGAAAGTTGCAAGGTGCTGCTACTCACATGTATGGAAAAATTCATCCAACTGGGCTTTGGGCCTGTTGGATGTTACTTTCTTGTTTCCAAGCAACTCTACAAGAGGCCATATTTGGgcttttctcttctctcataACATTTGGGCGATTCTTCTGCCATTTTCTCACTCGTGCACTTCTTCATAGGGGATTCTTGGGCCCTGTTTCTTACCAGGCTTTGGGCTTTGGACCAACTTTCAAAAATGGTATCAACAAAAAGTATACCTTACATgtagcctctctctctctcgttccAAACGGGTCTAATGGTAGAATTTTCCCTTTGTTTGGGTTTCTTTGTTCTAGTTCTTTGGTTTTCAATTTGGAATAAAAATCACCGTTTGgaatttaagaaaagaaaaaaagaaaaaaaattaaaggaatacGACTATCAGTCTATTACTATTTGATAGAAATTTAGGAGGGATGGGAAATACCAAATCGTGTCTAATGCGCAAAGACCTGAACCAAAGTCAAATCCGAGAAAACTCCAAAGACTAAAGAGTCTTCCGAACATCAAGTATGTGCCATTGATTAGTGGTTTTATGACTTTTAtttagcaaaagaaaagaaaaaattgttaggAGTCATGTGAACGTCGAGCACAAACCATAAATTAGAAAATGTTATAtgatgtgatatatatatatatatatatatttagaaactGTTATATGATGTGATATATATAATGCCCACCTCCTCCATATGGGTGGGTATCACAAACATGGGACTTATTCCTATAATTATCAGGCGTATTAGGCATAATTATGGCCTCCCTCACATGGGAATAAGATGAACCTCACAAGCATGAGACCTATCCCTGTGAAGGAGCACTATATATACCATTACACATCAATTAGTTGTTTTAtttagcaaaagaaaagaacatcttctttgtacttttttagattaaaattcCTCCCTCCTTCTCCATCACCTATGTCTTCTGTCTTCTGTCTTCAGTCaatattatctcaaaaaaaaaaaaaaaaaagtggtctAAAATACCACATCGGTTAGCTAGTGAGTGAGTTTTCGGTTTGTAAGTGCTAGTGTTGCAAGTTTTGTCTTTCCACTCCCTCTGTCCCCATCCTCTACGTCTTATGTCTTCTGTTTATATTATCTCCACacgcacacgcacacacacacaaacacacaaaaaaatccaaatactaAACATACATTTATGTCAAGTACATTCCAATAGTAATACTTGTGATTTGTGAAGGTTGCCATTAGTAATTATGATTAGGACTAGGTGGTTTTGGCAGGATGCATGAGAGTGCAATATCCACCCACAACCAAAAACAACCTAGCTCTACCAACATCGGAACTTGAATTTAACTATTGTTTTCTTATTAGTAATGAGCAAAGACTTATTAAAAGGGAAATGTTAATAAATACAGTAAAGATATCAgtttaagaattatttttataaaaaaaatttatgaaaaaagaaaaaataactaactttttggaaaattttttatattttccataaaagtggaattaaaactttttaaaaatattttattaacaaattttctAAGGATACCTGgactcaataaataaataaatactaatgGCTACTCATTTGTGGCGAGAAAAGACTTGAAACAAGAAGTCAGGTAGGAAAAgaactcttttttcttctttttatgaaAACGACAGCTAATCTGAATTTATGGTATAAGAAATGTCGTCCACCCATATCCTAACAGAAACTCTCTAGAGAGCCTCTTTAGCTATAGTACATGAGAAGCACGGTTACAACAGAAGACTCTTAATAGTCTTATTACGTTCAATTAGTGGTTTCATTGAAAAAAGAGTTTTATGGGAAATGAGCTATGGTTCACACATAAAACATGaatgtgatttttaattttatacaataataataacaaataataataataataaatctaatcatataaaaaagaagggACTAAATTATAATTTGCACCTTTAAAATTTGGAATAATTCTGAATTTATCccataaagttttaaaattgaaCTTGTATTCTTAACGTTACATATAGTTTGGATTAAAGTCCTACCATCAATGTGCTATAATAAGTTGTCGGTTAAGTATCAACTAAGCTCAAAACAACGttgtttttttgttcaaaactacattgttttaaatttttaattcgTAGTTTGCAATTTACACTCTTAAAGTTTGAGGTAATTTTGATTTCAtaccctaaaatttcaaattttaaatccatGGAACTATGTCATTTTAAGTTGAGATAGCACTTAATGAACACTTTATCAAGGCAAATTGATAGAATTACTTAAATCcgaattatatataatattacagGTGTAGATCCAAATTTGGAAACTTTAAGGCAAAAATCTAATTACCCCAATTTattaagatgaaaaaaaaagtgttgtttCAGAGGACATATCACCCTTTCAATCGTtatatttacaattttcttttcctctctttttgaGACTCTTTCCACTGGTTTGAGGGAAACGTACAAATCAATTACATCTATTTTTCCAGAACAATCACTcagtttttgtctttttatctGCTTCACATACCTCTGCATGCAGGAGTGCATGGCTCTTAAATGTTGTGCCGGACaaagaaaaccaagaaaataagCCCTCTAAACTCACTTGAATTATGAATAGTTGGTCGATACACCAAttggaaaatcaatgaaacTATGAAAGCCTTTTCAGCTCTGTTTGTATATTCTATCTTACTCTCCTTAAGAACCTCCACTACACTAGACACCCTCACTCCAAGTCAATCTATAAGAGATGGTGAGACTTTGATTTCAGCTGGTGGAAGATTAGAAATGGGATTCTTCAGCCCAGGTAGCTCGGAAAGCCGATACGTGGGAATTTGGTTTGGGATGTCCAACGAGACAGTTGTATGGCCGGGTAGCCAACAGAGAAACCCCCCTTAAAAATTACCATGGAGTGCTCGAGGTTATCAACATGGGAATTCTTGTCCTTCTTGATAGCACAAATACTACTATTTGGTCATCCAATATATCAAGAACTGCAGGGAATAAGATCAACAATCCAACTGCACAGCTCTTGGATTCAGGAAATCTTGTTGTGAAAGATGGAAATATTAGTGACCCAAAGCTGCTTTTTTGGCAGAGTTTTGATTATCCTAGCGACTCATTACTATCAACAATGAAGGTTGGATGGGACTTAGTGGTCTAGATAGGTATATAACATCTTGGAAGAGCGCAGAAGATCCTGCCCAAGGTGAATTTTCAGGAGGGTTAGATCCTCGAGGGCTCCCACAATTAGTTGTTATGAAGGGAGACAAAATAAAGGTTAGACTCGGGTCATGGAATGGCCTTCATTTTACGGGGCTGCCATGGTAATGCCGAATCCATGGTTCAACTATGAATTTGTGATGAATGAGAGAGATTTATTTTGAGTATGAAGTCCTGAACAATTCTTTTATCTTGAGATATGTGTTAAATGTTTGTattatgattaaatttacaatttcttaacaattttaagtttttgatataattagtaatttataatttgataattacaacaaTGGAGAGTATTAAATCATGGTTCTCCTTATAAAGGAGAATAGACAATGTCACCTAGGGGGAgagtatttttatatttatttattattattaagttcTTATTACTCGTGAATTACTATAATTTGAGGAGATTGGATTTGAATACTGGTTCTTCTTGTAAAGGAAAGCAAACAATTTCACGTGGGAGAGAGTGCTAAAATAATGTTAGATGTACTATTTTCTAATAACTTAAGTTTTTGGAgcaattggtaatttgttagaatgagaaaaatactTGTTTTGAGAATAAACTTCTAActtctgaaaattttgttttctcaaggTATGAGTTAAACCCATCAGGCATTGGACAAGGATTTAAATGGGTGGATGACACCAAAAGTTGGGAGCTTGGAATTACAACCCAATTAGATGAGTGTGAAATGTATGCCCATTGTGGTGCATATGCTAGCTGCAATATCAATAAGCCTCCTGTACGTGCATGTTTGGAAGGATTTATACCAAAATCTCCAAAAGAGTGGAATTTAGCAAATTGGTCAGGTGGGTGTGTTCGAGAGACTCCACTAGCTTGCAATGACAGAGATGGGTTCCTCATCCATAAGAATGTAAAATTGCCTGATACATCTTCTTCTTGGTTTGATAAGAACATGAGTCTCAAGGAATGTGAAGAATTGTGTCTGAAAAACTGCACATGCAAAGCATATGCAAATTTAGATATTAGGAATGGAGGAAGTGGTTGCTTGCTTTGGCTTACTGACTTGGTTGATATAGTAGTACTCCAAGTGGGTGGGCAAGACATCTATATTCGTCAGACCGCTTCAGTACTCATGAGTATcccctttgcttttcttttattttttagtaattttattttcaagtaaTGCTACGAAGACAACACTTTTTGACAACTTTTATTCACAAATATTACTGATATATTTTTGGAATACCATTAATTTTCATCTATGTTGTCAAAAGTCTTGTAACTTAACTAGCacattttaatgttttcaacaAAGACGTTTAGGAGTTAAATCCTCATTcctcaattttaattattgagttggtttttttttttttttttttttttttttaagctttcaCCTATGTCCACTACACAACATTGTTATTATAAACTAATCATTACAAAACCACACGTTCTGTCATCATTTactatgtaaaaaaaaaaattcttataattGTGCCAATGTAAATGTCCTTTATGTTTCTAATCCTAATATTTTCTTGggataattatatttttccaccctaaactatatcTTATTTTACACTTTGCCTCATAAACTATTGAAATGGATGAACGACTCCCCACATCGTCTATTTTGGTGTTGAGTTTATTTGAATGTAGTATTAAAAGACCAATTTACCCTATACTTTTTGCTTTGGAGGAaggggtaaattgatattttaataataaattttgttatacTTAGATAAAAAATGACAGTAGGGGATTAAGTGTGACAAAGTTATAACTTTTGAGGTCAATCATGGATTTTGATGGTTCAGGAAACAAAGCGTAAAATGGGGCATGGgcatattaaaattatttctataAAACTCTATTGTTGTTACCGAAAGTTTCATAAAATGTCAAATAAGTTTTACCATGCATTTCAGAAGTTAccctaaaattaaaaagaagagaaaaatatatatggcACATCATatagtataaaaatataaaagaaaacacaagaaaattaatATGGCATATCatatagtaaaatatataagtttctTGACTCTACTTTTGATCTTTCAGATCATATTGAGAAGAAAAGGCACCTTCACGTAATAATCATAGCATGCAATGCAATA is a genomic window of Quercus lobata isolate SW786 chromosome 2, ValleyOak3.0 Primary Assembly, whole genome shotgun sequence containing:
- the LOC115974015 gene encoding uncharacterized protein LOC115974015, with amino-acid sequence MKVLSALFVYSFLLSFLRTSSTLDTITPSQSIRDGETLVSASGRYELGFFSPGSSKSRYVGIWFGVSNDTVVWVANREIPLKNRLGVLKVTNRGILVLLDSTNTSIWSSNISRTAGNKINNPTAQLLDSGNLVVTDGNNSDPKSFLWQSFDHPSDTLLPDMKIGWDSASGLDRYLTAWKSPEDPAQGEFSGVLDRRGLPQVVCMQGDKIKGRPGSWNGLYFTGKPWLRPNPLFKYEFVLNEKAVYYNYKLLNNSILLRYVLNSLGNGLAYRWMARTQSWDLLTSYQSDECQNYGHCGAYASCNINESPVCACLKGFIPKFPKDWNSAYWSGGCVRGTPLGCNNGDGFLKYKGVKLPDTSSSWFDRNMNLKECEELCLKNCSCRAYANLDIRNGGSGCLLWFADLVDLVVLQMGGQDLYIRVAASELDHIEKNRHFVQKYQVIIIVCSAILLTVMLALGLVTYVRRMKLRKEGMNIRRQNDYNNEDKKEDMELPIFDLITISNATDNFANNNKLGEGGFGSVYKGTLLRGQEIAVKRLSKNSGQGLNEFKNEVILIAKLQHRNLVKLLGCCIQEQEKLLIYEYMHNKSLDSFIFDQSKSRLLDWRMRHSIIGGIARGLLYLHEDSRLRIIHRDLKASNVLLDNNMNPKISDFGLAKTFGRDQTEADTNRIVGTYGYMPPEYAGYGQISVKTDVFSFGVLLLEIVSGKKNKELCNSGQCLNLLGHAWKLWIEDKPMELIDEFLVLGDSCILSEVLRCIHVGLLCVQQRPEDRPNMSSVVLMLSSDNSLPNPRQPGFVAGKTSLGEDSSPGNLEMPSINEVTITVLELVDTPIGKSMKAFSALFVYSLLSFLRTSTTLDTITPSQSIRDGETLVSAGGSFELGFFSPGSSKSRYVGIWFGVSNDTVVWVANRETPLENLDGVFKVTNKGILVLLDSTNTTIWSSNTSRTAGNSINNPTARLLDSGNLVVNDGNTESLLWQSFDYPSDTLLPEMKIGWDLVSGLDRNLTSWKGAEDPAQSEISEGLDRGGLPQLVDMEGDNINVRPGSRNGLYFTGMPWLRLNPLFKYEFVMNEKEVYYHYKVLNNSIFVRYVLNPSGIGQGLKWTDHTKSWEPVTTSQSDECANYAHCGAYASCNINKSPVCACLKGFMPKSPTDWNLADWSGGCVRGTPLDCNDEDGFLNYKGVKLPDTSSSWFDRNMSLKECENLCLKNCSCRAYSNLDIRNGGSGCLLWFADLVDLVVLQMDGQDLYIRVAASVLDHIGKNRHFGQKYQVIIIVCSAILLMVMLVLGLVFYVRRMKLRKEGLDIRCQNDYNNEDWKEDMELPIFDLLTISNATNNFASSNKLGEGGFGSVYKGTLLGGQEIAVKRLSKNSGQGFNEFKNEVILIAKLQHRNLVKLLGCCIQENEKLLIYEYMHNKSLDSFIFDQTKSKLLDWRMRHNIINGIARGLLYLHEDSRLRIIHRDLKASNILLDNNMTPKISDFGLAKMFGGDQTEADTNRIVGTYGYMPPEYAGYGQVSVKTDVFSFGVLLLEIVCGKKNKEFYNSSQCLNLLGHAWRLWIEDRPTELIDEFLILGDSCILSEVLRCIHVGLLCVQQRPKDRPNMSSVVLMLSSDNSLPNPREPGYYTEKALVGKDHSSRKLENPSSSTNEITFTMLEAR